One region of Sphingomonas abietis genomic DNA includes:
- a CDS encoding carboxymuconolactone decarboxylase family protein, with the protein MAASATAAGDIAHDLQTLVTEVAWGDVWTREGLDRRSRSIMTIGMLLALNRSAELKAHVIGALNNGLSIDELREMILHAAVYCGFPAALEGMRVLRETWRERESGSDPVSYFHGEFADR; encoded by the coding sequence GTGGCCGCGTCCGCCACCGCTGCCGGAGACATCGCGCACGACCTCCAGACATTGGTCACGGAGGTCGCGTGGGGGGACGTCTGGACGCGCGAGGGGCTGGACCGCCGATCCCGCTCGATCATGACGATCGGGATGCTCCTCGCGCTCAATCGATCGGCCGAGCTCAAAGCGCATGTGATCGGTGCGCTCAACAATGGCCTGTCGATCGACGAATTGCGCGAGATGATCCTGCACGCCGCGGTCTATTGCGGCTTTCCGGCGGCGCTGGAGGGGATGCGGGTGTTGCGCGAGACGTGGAGGGAACGCGAGAGCGGCAGCGATCCCGTGAGTTATTTTCACGGGGAGTTCGCAGACCGATAA
- a CDS encoding hydroxymethylglutaryl-CoA reductase, degradative produces the protein MADPPRSHAQWVATEYSGNASDDDARRHRISPANRRVTDGLMCRVVRACHPIIDIGLFPRGWSFTLAWQVHATHSRSFVSCLGSRLNHHSGPYSTPSPRRRRYSSAQIAPIRTSQNPISRIIQDQRPKRGTGERPLILAFGPLAGSRISSRRVRVLQETSPKTSRISGFHKLEIAERLKKVSEFATLDQVHVDQLSASSNIDAHLADHMIENMISTIAIPVGVATNMKIDGRDLLVPMATEESSVIAAVGNSSRQCYENGGFTTSMSGTQMIAQIQLLDLTDPATARVAILERRSEIEVICNECDPLLVRFGGGFRDLEVRLIEAPSGTMVITHIVIDTKDAMGANAVNTMAERLAPQLAEWTGGRPLLRILSNLADRRVARARATWRCEDIGGEAVRDAMIAAYEFADTDPYRAATHNKGIMNGVSAVVLATGNDTRAVEAGAHAYAAKDGWYRSLSRWEVTKNGDLSGVLEMPMAVGLIGGATKIHPTARAALAILDVDSAEHLARIIAAVGLAQNFGAMKALATDGIQKGHMALHAQNVAITVGATGEEVAEVARRLIESKSINTDTADKLLAEIRGA, from the coding sequence TTGGCCGATCCGCCTCGCAGCCATGCACAATGGGTCGCGACCGAATATTCAGGGAACGCATCGGATGACGACGCGCGTCGTCATCGGATTTCGCCGGCCAATCGTCGCGTAACAGACGGCCTCATGTGCAGGGTCGTGAGGGCTTGCCACCCAATCATCGATATCGGTCTCTTCCCGCGCGGTTGGTCCTTCACGCTTGCATGGCAGGTCCACGCCACGCATTCGCGTTCCTTCGTGTCCTGTCTTGGAAGTCGGCTAAACCACCATTCTGGACCGTATTCCACACCGTCACCTCGTCGAAGGCGGTACAGTTCCGCTCAGATAGCGCCGATCCGTACCTCCCAAAATCCCATCAGCAGGATTATCCAGGATCAAAGGCCCAAGAGAGGCACCGGAGAGAGACCCCTTATTCTCGCCTTCGGACCTCTTGCAGGGTCACGGATTTCATCTCGGAGAGTAAGAGTGCTGCAGGAAACGAGCCCCAAAACGTCACGTATTTCCGGCTTTCATAAACTCGAGATCGCGGAACGCCTGAAGAAGGTGTCCGAATTTGCCACCCTCGACCAGGTGCATGTCGATCAACTGTCGGCGTCGTCGAATATCGATGCGCATCTCGCCGATCACATGATCGAAAACATGATTTCGACGATCGCCATTCCGGTCGGCGTCGCAACCAACATGAAGATCGATGGTCGGGACTTGCTGGTGCCCATGGCGACCGAAGAGTCGTCGGTGATCGCCGCAGTCGGCAACTCTTCGCGTCAATGTTATGAGAATGGTGGGTTCACCACCTCGATGTCGGGCACGCAGATGATCGCCCAGATCCAGCTGCTCGATCTGACGGACCCTGCGACGGCTCGCGTCGCGATTCTCGAACGCCGCTCCGAGATCGAGGTGATCTGCAACGAGTGCGACCCGCTTCTGGTGCGTTTCGGTGGTGGCTTCCGCGATCTCGAGGTGCGGTTGATCGAGGCGCCTTCCGGAACGATGGTGATCACCCACATTGTCATCGATACGAAGGATGCGATGGGCGCCAATGCCGTCAACACGATGGCAGAGCGGCTCGCGCCGCAGCTCGCCGAATGGACTGGCGGCCGCCCTTTGCTGCGCATTCTCTCCAATTTGGCCGATCGCCGCGTGGCGCGCGCGCGGGCCACATGGCGCTGCGAGGACATCGGCGGCGAAGCGGTTCGCGACGCGATGATCGCGGCATATGAATTCGCCGATACCGACCCCTATCGCGCTGCCACCCACAATAAGGGCATCATGAACGGCGTATCGGCCGTGGTGCTGGCGACCGGAAACGACACGCGGGCCGTCGAGGCAGGTGCCCATGCCTACGCTGCCAAGGATGGCTGGTATCGCAGCCTCAGCCGTTGGGAGGTCACCAAGAACGGCGATCTCTCGGGCGTTCTCGAAATGCCCATGGCGGTAGGGCTGATCGGCGGCGCCACGAAGATTCATCCGACCGCGCGTGCGGCTTTGGCGATCCTCGATGTCGACTCTGCCGAACATCTCGCGCGGATCATCGCGGCCGTCGGCCTGGCGCAGAATTTTGGCGCGATGAAGGCCCTCGCAACCGACGGGATTCAAAAGGGCCATATGGCGCTTCATGCGCAGAATGTGGCGATAACCGTAGGCGCGACGGGTGAAGAGGTGGCCGAGGTCGCCCGCCGCCTGATCGAGAGCAAGTCGATCAACACGGACACGGCGGACAAGCTGCTTGCCGAGATACGGGGCGCCTGA
- a CDS encoding TetR/AcrR family transcriptional regulator — protein sequence MGRNLGFVRDDALEAAMRVFWEKGYEGASLDCLTLAMGINRPSLYRTFGNKDRLFRLAMRRYEITKLGFAWRALRMPTALGVCESFLSGFIALILDPAVPDGLLGIHGAIACSSVAEPIRDLLNHRREIYIYALKRRLREARRDGDLGVDVDPSHFARYIVAIVGALSLQGKAGDGRAQLDSTAYFALYALRQAGAEETGCHDVPLSNAVG from the coding sequence ATGGGGCGCAATCTGGGTTTCGTGAGGGATGATGCCCTCGAGGCCGCGATGCGCGTTTTTTGGGAAAAGGGCTATGAGGGCGCCAGTCTCGACTGCCTCACCCTGGCGATGGGCATCAACCGGCCCAGCCTCTACCGCACCTTCGGCAATAAGGACCGGCTCTTCCGGCTGGCCATGCGACGCTACGAGATCACGAAGCTCGGCTTCGCCTGGCGCGCGCTGCGCATGCCGACGGCATTGGGCGTCTGCGAAAGCTTCCTGTCCGGCTTCATCGCCCTGATCCTCGATCCCGCCGTGCCCGACGGTCTGCTCGGGATCCATGGCGCGATCGCCTGCTCGTCGGTGGCCGAGCCCATTCGGGATCTGCTGAACCATCGCCGCGAAATCTACATCTACGCCCTGAAACGCAGGCTGCGCGAAGCCCGCCGTGACGGCGACCTCGGTGTCGACGTCGATCCGAGCCATTTCGCCCGTTACATCGTCGCCATCGTCGGCGCGCTGTCGTTGCAGGGCAAAGCCGGCGACGGCCGTGCCCAACTGGATTCGACCGCCTATTTTGCGCTCTACGCGCTTCGGCAGGCGGGCGCGGAAGAAACCGGATGCCACGACGTCCCTCTGTCGAACGCGGTGGGGTGA
- a CDS encoding SMP-30/gluconolactonase/LRE family protein gives MIKVFYLLAFAAGMGSVAPSYSASLPALSYTTETKGPVPIPPSERTLQTITAQPYFKVSDKGLQLEGAVFDLQGDLRFVDVFGDRVYRLTRDLKLTSFATPPGFAPAGLAVHKDGRLFIAGLGNFKDSGGIIATKADGSDVETIIPPSAGFLVDDLDFDAKGGFYFTDFRGNTSDPKGGVLYVSPDGKTITPVLPNLAVANGVAIGPDGKTLWADELSAGALHKVELSDATTIAPFGTSIPYHFIGPAPDSMRVDSDGNVYVAIYGQGRILVFNSTGIPIGQILIPGRETGHNLRSTSMAFRPGTNELLILASDAQGGQGCSIYHVTAFAKGASTFAHP, from the coding sequence ATGATCAAGGTATTTTATCTGCTCGCATTTGCGGCTGGAATGGGGTCTGTCGCCCCGTCCTATTCCGCATCGCTCCCCGCGCTTTCCTACACCACCGAAACTAAGGGCCCCGTTCCCATCCCGCCGTCGGAGCGGACACTCCAGACGATCACGGCCCAGCCTTATTTCAAGGTTTCGGACAAGGGGCTGCAGCTTGAGGGGGCCGTGTTCGATCTCCAAGGCGATTTGCGCTTCGTCGACGTATTCGGCGATCGCGTCTATCGTCTGACACGCGACCTCAAGCTCACAAGCTTCGCCACCCCGCCGGGGTTCGCGCCTGCGGGCCTTGCCGTGCATAAAGACGGGCGCCTGTTCATCGCGGGCCTTGGCAACTTCAAGGATAGCGGCGGGATAATCGCGACCAAAGCCGATGGTTCGGACGTCGAAACGATCATTCCGCCGAGCGCAGGCTTTCTCGTCGATGATCTGGACTTTGACGCCAAGGGTGGATTTTACTTCACCGATTTCCGCGGCAACACCAGTGATCCGAAGGGCGGCGTGTTGTACGTGTCACCTGACGGCAAGACGATCACGCCGGTGCTCCCCAACTTGGCCGTTGCCAATGGTGTGGCAATTGGTCCTGACGGAAAGACGCTCTGGGCCGATGAATTGAGCGCAGGCGCGCTGCACAAGGTCGAACTCAGCGATGCAACGACCATTGCGCCGTTCGGCACCTCCATTCCCTACCACTTCATCGGCCCTGCGCCTGACTCGATGCGGGTGGATTCGGACGGCAATGTCTATGTCGCGATCTACGGGCAGGGCCGAATTCTGGTCTTCAATTCGACGGGCATTCCGATCGGGCAGATTCTGATCCCAGGCCGAGAAACGGGTCACAATCTCCGCTCGACGAGCATGGCCTTTCGGCCCGGCACCAATGAGCTTCTGATCCTCGCGAGCGACGCCCAAGGGGGACAGGGGTGCAGCATCTATCATGTGACGGCGTTCGCAAAGGGCGCCTCGACATTCGCCCACCCTTGA
- a CDS encoding tripartite tricarboxylate transporter permease, translating to MHGLLHDLLVAIAMGLLGSIVFSAVGLVSGTDETTTIAPITLLVVLLGVPPVGVFTFWLSAAVSKHMTHAIPTALLGIPGDTMAVPLMQQATDLRRLGVPHIALRKMVSAALISAIIAVPLSVLFAVIIAPVGQKIVAASPWLFLAASVLIARFSPGRWASVMLLVPFVAVILALQAFTAAHDVKLSVSYFLGIAVGPLIADLFSVASPTERARMARSEPRRVSIAPDVKGWKGYFPNPFKILDPVQLRAVAATAAISSATFVFSPVAMTVVLGEAVAARIKHPYHRLTTVLSVRNGVTESTYIAEAIIPLVALGIPLSPVAAGPAAPLFNAPPRFFVDAAGSHIVNLHTMMSPSQFLFYGLLSVLLAAIVAYPLAMNYARSAAVFVSRHISHEAIIATFVGLVLVIGLWEGALLGLLVIVVIGLLGGLLYRAFGFNTGVQFMGYYAAVLTVPAILKLFA from the coding sequence ATGCACGGGCTTCTCCACGACTTGCTTGTTGCCATCGCGATGGGGCTGCTGGGTTCCATCGTTTTCTCGGCAGTGGGGCTGGTGTCCGGTACGGACGAAACAACGACGATCGCTCCGATCACATTATTGGTCGTCCTGTTGGGCGTGCCGCCCGTGGGGGTCTTCACCTTCTGGCTGTCCGCGGCTGTCTCCAAGCATATGACGCACGCGATCCCCACCGCCTTGCTGGGCATTCCCGGCGATACCATGGCCGTCCCGCTCATGCAGCAGGCGACCGACCTCCGCCGATTGGGGGTTCCGCACATCGCGCTTCGGAAGATGGTCTCGGCGGCGCTCATCTCCGCGATCATTGCGGTGCCGCTTTCGGTGCTTTTCGCGGTGATCATCGCGCCCGTCGGGCAAAAGATCGTTGCGGCGTCGCCATGGCTGTTTCTCGCAGCCTCGGTGTTGATCGCGCGTTTCTCGCCCGGCCGATGGGCGTCGGTGATGCTGCTGGTTCCTTTCGTGGCCGTCATTCTGGCGCTTCAGGCCTTTACCGCCGCCCACGACGTGAAGCTGAGCGTAAGCTATTTTCTCGGTATCGCGGTCGGCCCCCTGATTGCCGATCTGTTCAGTGTCGCCTCGCCGACGGAACGCGCGCGGATGGCGCGCAGCGAGCCGCGGCGTGTTTCGATCGCGCCAGACGTGAAGGGCTGGAAAGGCTATTTTCCGAACCCCTTCAAGATCCTCGACCCGGTTCAACTTCGCGCGGTCGCGGCGACGGCTGCGATCTCCAGCGCGACCTTTGTCTTTTCTCCGGTGGCGATGACCGTCGTGCTCGGCGAGGCGGTCGCGGCCCGGATCAAGCATCCTTATCACCGCCTCACGACCGTGCTCAGCGTGCGCAACGGGGTGACGGAATCGACCTATATCGCCGAAGCGATCATTCCGCTGGTTGCGCTGGGAATTCCGCTCAGCCCTGTCGCGGCGGGGCCGGCCGCGCCGCTGTTCAATGCGCCCCCCCGCTTCTTCGTCGATGCGGCGGGATCCCACATCGTGAATCTGCACACGATGATGAGCCCGTCGCAATTCTTGTTCTACGGGCTGCTTTCGGTCCTGCTGGCAGCGATCGTCGCTTATCCTTTGGCGATGAATTATGCCCGCTCGGCGGCAGTATTCGTGTCCCGCCATATCAGTCATGAGGCGATCATCGCCACCTTCGTCGGGCTGGTTCTCGTGATCGGTCTTTGGGAGGGCGCACTTCTGGGGTTGCTCGTGATCGTCGTGATCGGCCTTTTGGGCGGTCTGCTCTACCGTGCCTTCGGGTTCAATACGGGCGTGCAATTCATGGGATATTATGCGGCCGTCCTGACAGTGCCTGCAATTCTCAAGCTATTCGCATGA
- a CDS encoding GntR family transcriptional regulator has protein sequence MKPAMQTSDAEDAKPVSIYGVEMFAPLDAAGAGLRRLSASAQIYAALREEIASLVRMPGAALSEAEIAAAFGVSRTPVREAILRLADEGLVDVAPQAGTRVARIPLAELPEMVEIRLLLEGAIVRAAVERASAADIAGLDALLAIQTTYAQNDDRANFHRQDEIFHRRLGEIAGKPASWALLDRVKLNLGRFRRLTLPIPGRMMIVVSEHAALVAALRARNSEAAVVALDAHLREILGALGDVREAYPQLFHANGAPR, from the coding sequence ATGAAGCCCGCCATGCAAACGTCGGATGCCGAGGATGCGAAGCCCGTCAGTATCTATGGTGTCGAGATGTTCGCGCCGTTGGACGCTGCCGGGGCGGGGCTGCGCCGGCTGAGCGCCTCGGCGCAGATCTACGCTGCATTGCGGGAGGAAATCGCCTCGCTCGTCCGAATGCCCGGCGCTGCCTTGTCCGAAGCGGAGATCGCCGCCGCTTTTGGCGTCAGCCGGACCCCGGTACGAGAAGCGATCCTCCGGCTCGCGGATGAGGGATTGGTGGATGTCGCGCCCCAGGCGGGCACGCGCGTCGCCCGTATCCCGCTGGCGGAATTACCCGAGATGGTGGAGATACGCCTGCTCCTCGAAGGGGCGATCGTGCGTGCCGCCGTCGAGCGTGCCAGCGCGGCGGATATTGCGGGCCTCGATGCGCTGCTGGCGATCCAGACCACCTATGCCCAAAATGATGATCGCGCGAATTTTCACCGCCAGGACGAGATTTTTCATCGACGCCTCGGCGAAATCGCCGGGAAGCCGGCGTCGTGGGCGCTGCTGGACCGCGTCAAACTCAACCTCGGCCGTTTCCGCCGGCTCACGCTCCCGATCCCCGGGCGGATGATGATCGTGGTCAGCGAACATGCGGCGCTCGTTGCTGCGCTGCGTGCCCGCAATTCCGAAGCGGCAGTCGTGGCGCTCGATGCGCATTTGCGGGAAATTCTGGGCGCGCTGGGCGATGTCCGCGAGGCCTACCCGCAGCTGTTTCACGCAAACGGCGCACCGCGGTAG
- a CDS encoding sugar dehydrogenase complex small subunit gives MADPSETTATTRRAVLTGAAIATVVAAIPSLARSDATAPATDESEADFAQISRFLTGKPDLDGDIQRRLLGAFLSRDAAFAQKLRALAPFTRQAGQTPQTLPARLVAEAADLADLPAQILGGWYLGIVGAGKDALCVTYTGALANRAVADVLAPPSYAYGVYGSWQVRPE, from the coding sequence ATGGCTGATCCTTCCGAAACCACCGCGACCACCCGCCGTGCGGTGCTCACCGGCGCCGCCATCGCGACCGTCGTCGCCGCGATCCCGTCGCTTGCGCGCAGCGACGCCACCGCGCCGGCGACCGACGAGAGCGAGGCCGACTTCGCCCAAATCTCGCGTTTCCTCACCGGCAAGCCGGATCTCGACGGCGACATCCAGCGCCGGCTGCTTGGCGCCTTCCTGAGCCGCGACGCGGCGTTTGCGCAGAAGCTCCGCGCGCTCGCCCCCTTCACCCGGCAAGCCGGCCAGACGCCGCAGACGCTGCCGGCGAGGCTGGTGGCGGAGGCCGCCGACCTCGCCGATCTGCCCGCCCAGATCCTCGGTGGCTGGTATCTCGGTATCGTCGGTGCGGGGAAGGACGCGCTGTGCGTCACCTACACCGGCGCGCTCGCCAACCGGGCCGTCGCCGACGTCCTCGCGCCGCCGAGCTATGCCTATGGCGTCTACGGCAGCTGGCAGGTCCGGCCGGAATGA
- a CDS encoding transporter has product MKVPKTRRVAWRSILLRFALFLASGVTTKAEAVEIEPYEYVTLPENTLIGVLYGYYGHHSDYQASGQNGVTQNANFRTQTGVLKIADYFNVGDHRALLSVVQIGGSLDHARIGDTSLGHDRGFGDTLIGSVYWPISDDVHGTYFAVAHYLTLPTGEYDKSRSVNLGGHRFVSNPGMSLDQKIAGKWSMDLGADIFFYGVNGKANALDQRLTQRVSTQWQAFLNYAWAKGLSTSVGYQGFRGGVQRLDDVRNGVKTDYDEIRFVVAKSVTPKLQLLAEANHQTRTSGGFRQDAGLSGRIVYVF; this is encoded by the coding sequence ATGAAAGTGCCGAAGACGCGGCGCGTCGCTTGGCGTTCGATATTGCTTCGTTTTGCTCTCTTTTTGGCGAGCGGCGTAACGACAAAGGCCGAAGCCGTGGAAATTGAGCCCTATGAATATGTGACGCTCCCGGAGAATACCCTGATCGGGGTCTTGTACGGCTATTACGGGCATCATTCGGATTACCAGGCTTCGGGGCAGAATGGCGTGACCCAGAACGCCAACTTCCGCACGCAAACCGGCGTGCTGAAGATCGCAGACTATTTCAATGTCGGCGATCACCGCGCGTTGCTCAGCGTCGTGCAGATCGGCGGCTCCCTGGATCATGCCCGGATCGGCGATACATCGCTCGGACATGACAGGGGGTTTGGCGACACGCTCATAGGCAGTGTCTACTGGCCGATCAGCGATGACGTTCACGGCACCTATTTTGCCGTTGCCCATTATCTGACACTGCCGACCGGCGAATATGACAAGAGCCGCAGCGTCAATCTCGGTGGTCATCGGTTCGTTTCGAACCCGGGAATGTCGCTCGACCAGAAGATCGCCGGCAAATGGTCGATGGATCTCGGGGCCGACATTTTCTTCTACGGCGTGAACGGGAAAGCCAATGCGCTCGACCAGCGCCTGACCCAGCGGGTCTCGACACAATGGCAGGCCTTTCTCAACTATGCATGGGCCAAAGGCCTGTCGACATCGGTCGGCTACCAAGGCTTTCGCGGCGGCGTGCAGCGGCTCGATGACGTCCGCAACGGCGTGAAAACGGATTATGACGAGATCCGGTTCGTCGTGGCGAAGAGCGTCACCCCGAAGCTCCAGCTGCTCGCTGAAGCCAATCATCAGACCAGGACATCGGGGGGCTTCCGTCAGGATGCCGGCCTGAGCGGAAGGATCGTTTATGTCTTCTGA
- a CDS encoding aminotransferase-like domain-containing protein, translating into MLGQLRAGLLKPGERLPSIRQESERLGVGKNTVVEAYLRLVGQGFLQAKPGSGYFVVRSPPRALEDRPPPIVAATDRAALLTEQLERRLPIRPGDGRPPPGWLDASELKRYLSFQRFQDADAYNSAWGYLPLRERLCGALGERGIACSANQMLMTHGANHALDLIIRRYVRAGDSVLVDDPGYYPLIAKLALAGVRAVGVRRLHEGPDAQDLELKVRESGARMFFTQSLAHNPTGGSITPGNAYAVLKIATAHDLTVIEDDPFADVLPYALPRLASLDQLDRVIYVGTFSKTLAASFRVGYIAANATIASEINELKVVTTVSTSAHDERLIFELIDKGHYLKHLRRLRARASRATEETVTGLEAAGYSVRRPLGGGFYLWIDLPEHLAGAPIAESAAERGIFIAPSPTFSTTKDPKPAMRVNVAYGADPVFLDWMRELAASPAK; encoded by the coding sequence GTGTTGGGACAGCTGCGCGCCGGCCTCCTGAAGCCGGGTGAGCGCCTGCCGTCCATTCGGCAAGAATCCGAGCGGCTCGGGGTGGGAAAGAATACCGTCGTAGAAGCCTATCTGAGGCTTGTTGGCCAAGGCTTTCTGCAAGCCAAACCGGGATCCGGCTATTTCGTCGTCCGCTCTCCGCCCCGAGCACTGGAGGATAGGCCACCGCCGATCGTGGCGGCAACGGATCGCGCCGCCCTGCTGACAGAGCAGCTCGAAAGGCGGCTGCCGATTCGGCCCGGTGACGGCAGACCACCGCCGGGATGGCTGGATGCCTCCGAACTCAAGCGCTATCTGTCCTTCCAGCGCTTCCAAGATGCCGACGCATATAATTCGGCCTGGGGTTATCTGCCGCTAAGGGAACGACTCTGCGGCGCGTTGGGCGAGCGCGGGATTGCCTGCAGCGCCAATCAGATGCTGATGACGCACGGCGCCAATCACGCGCTGGATTTGATCATCCGCCGCTATGTCCGCGCCGGCGACAGCGTGCTCGTGGACGACCCCGGCTATTATCCTCTCATCGCGAAATTGGCATTGGCCGGTGTCCGGGCGGTCGGGGTCAGGCGCCTTCACGAAGGGCCGGATGCGCAAGATCTCGAATTGAAAGTACGTGAGAGCGGCGCCAGGATGTTCTTCACGCAATCCCTCGCCCATAATCCGACCGGCGGGTCGATCACGCCGGGCAATGCCTACGCCGTCCTCAAAATCGCGACGGCGCATGATCTGACGGTGATCGAGGACGATCCATTCGCCGACGTGCTGCCATATGCGCTGCCGCGCTTGGCGTCGCTCGATCAACTGGATCGAGTCATTTACGTCGGTACATTCTCCAAGACTCTCGCTGCCAGCTTTCGCGTGGGGTATATCGCCGCCAACGCGACCATCGCCTCCGAAATCAATGAATTGAAGGTCGTCACGACCGTCTCGACATCTGCCCATGACGAGCGGCTCATCTTCGAGCTGATCGATAAAGGTCATTATCTCAAACATTTACGGAGGCTCCGCGCGAGGGCCAGTCGCGCGACCGAGGAAACCGTGACAGGACTTGAAGCCGCCGGTTATTCCGTTCGTCGTCCCCTGGGCGGCGGTTTTTATCTTTGGATCGATTTGCCCGAGCACCTTGCCGGCGCGCCGATCGCCGAAAGTGCGGCCGAACGCGGCATCTTTATCGCCCCATCTCCCACATTCAGCACCACCAAGGATCCGAAGCCGGCGATGCGGGTCAATGTTGCCTATGGCGCAGATCCCGTTTTTCTGGACTGGATGCGCGAACTTGCGGCGTCGCCTGCAAAATAG
- a CDS encoding alpha/beta hydrolase, which produces MASTAASASPPPAGWASDPGVSAPLRHVRAIIADHLTHGPTDPTLAQRRAWRDALYDAIALPPDVVSTPVRDGAVRGLWQSSPGARHDHVLLYIHGGGYEIGSVRSWRVISAVLARRMGVRAFSVDYPLAPEAHFPAPVDNVVAAYRWLLAQGIGAHDIVFAGDSSGGGLTAAALLQLRMLGLPEPAGALLISPWLDLTNSGKSIDDPPGYDPFNPRAGLESFAHDYLAGHPATDPLASPLFGDLHGLPPLLIQVGGDEALLDDSVRFARRAGSEQVAVTMQVWPHMFHEFQAWAPDLPAASAAMDDAATFLDRALADAR; this is translated from the coding sequence ATGGCCAGCACAGCGGCATCCGCCTCACCGCCGCCCGCGGGCTGGGCGAGCGACCCCGGCGTATCGGCGCCGCTGCGGCATGTTCGTGCGATCATCGCCGATCATCTGACGCACGGCCCCACCGACCCGACGCTGGCCCAGCGCCGCGCCTGGCGCGACGCGCTCTATGATGCGATCGCGCTTCCCCCCGATGTCGTCAGCACGCCGGTGCGGGACGGCGCGGTTCGTGGCCTGTGGCAGAGCTCGCCCGGCGCGCGGCACGACCATGTGCTGCTCTACATCCATGGCGGCGGCTACGAGATCGGCAGCGTCCGGTCGTGGCGCGTGATCAGCGCGGTGCTGGCGCGCCGCATGGGCGTGCGCGCCTTCTCGGTCGATTACCCGCTCGCCCCGGAAGCGCATTTCCCGGCGCCGGTCGACAATGTGGTCGCGGCCTATCGCTGGCTTCTGGCCCAGGGCATCGGCGCGCACGATATCGTGTTCGCCGGCGACTCCTCGGGTGGCGGACTGACCGCCGCGGCCCTGCTGCAGCTGCGGATGCTCGGCCTGCCAGAACCGGCCGGCGCCCTGCTGATCTCGCCATGGCTCGACCTGACCAACAGCGGCAAGAGCATCGACGATCCGCCGGGCTATGACCCGTTCAACCCGCGCGCCGGCCTCGAGAGCTTCGCGCATGACTATCTCGCCGGCCATCCGGCAACCGATCCGCTGGCCTCGCCGCTGTTCGGCGATCTCCACGGTCTGCCGCCGCTGCTGATCCAGGTCGGCGGCGACGAGGCGCTGCTCGACGACAGCGTGCGCTTCGCGCGGCGGGCCGGATCGGAACAGGTGGCCGTGACGATGCAGGTGTGGCCGCACATGTTCCACGAATTCCAGGCGTGGGCGCCCGATCTTCCGGCCGCATCGGCGGCGATGGACGATGCCGCGACCTTCCTCGACCGCGCTCTGGCGGACGCACGGTGA
- a CDS encoding hydroxymethylglutaryl-CoA lyase, protein MAASSTVRIVEVGPRDGLQNEASVVTPSQRIALIEALVSSGLETVEAGSFVSPKWVPQMAGSGDVLRGLPPRPGISYPVLVPNLRGLEDAMAAGAREIALFLAASESFSRKNINCSIDESFERVAPVVQMAKANGIAVRGYVSCVLGCPYEGEVALASVVSVAERLIELGCYEISLGDTIGVGTPGKARAMVECVSGSIPTKNLAIHFHDTYGQALANVLACLETGIAVVDSAAGGLGGCPYAAGASGNLATEDLLYMLDGLGIATGVDLERLLDAVTYIADDLRIAPRSKLFAARRSDRGGDRDRRNGKSEIKLAS, encoded by the coding sequence ATGGCCGCGTCGAGCACAGTCCGGATCGTGGAGGTCGGGCCGCGGGACGGCCTCCAAAACGAAGCCAGCGTGGTCACGCCCTCGCAGCGCATCGCCTTGATCGAGGCGCTTGTCTCGAGTGGCCTCGAGACAGTGGAAGCGGGCAGCTTCGTGTCGCCGAAATGGGTTCCCCAAATGGCGGGCTCAGGCGACGTGTTGCGCGGGCTGCCGCCGCGGCCGGGCATTAGCTACCCCGTTCTGGTCCCCAATCTGCGTGGGTTGGAAGATGCGATGGCGGCAGGAGCGCGTGAAATAGCGCTTTTCCTGGCGGCATCGGAGAGCTTCAGCCGGAAGAACATCAACTGCTCGATCGATGAATCGTTCGAGCGCGTCGCACCGGTAGTCCAGATGGCGAAGGCCAATGGGATTGCGGTTCGCGGATATGTCTCGTGCGTCCTGGGTTGTCCCTATGAGGGCGAAGTGGCGTTGGCATCGGTGGTGTCGGTCGCTGAACGGCTGATCGAGCTCGGTTGCTACGAGATATCGCTCGGCGACACGATCGGCGTCGGCACACCCGGCAAGGCCCGGGCCATGGTCGAATGCGTATCCGGCTCGATTCCCACGAAGAATCTCGCGATCCACTTCCATGATACATATGGTCAGGCCCTGGCCAACGTGCTTGCCTGCCTGGAAACCGGGATTGCTGTCGTCGACAGCGCGGCCGGCGGGCTGGGTGGATGTCCCTATGCGGCAGGTGCCAGCGGCAACCTGGCGACCGAGGATCTTCTCTACATGCTGGACGGGCTGGGGATCGCCACGGGCGTGGACCTTGAACGTCTGCTCGATGCGGTGACCTATATTGCGGACGATCTGCGTATCGCACCTCGCTCCAAATTGTTCGCGGCACGTCGCTCCGATCGGGGCGGCGATCGGGATCGGCGTAACGGTAAGAGCGAGATCAAACTCGCCTCATGA